The Methanomicrobia archaeon genome segment CTGTACCGGATAGGGTGCAGAGCAGCAATACGTGCGCGTTGAGTCGCGATTTCAAACAGCCCACGATTGCTTCACTGATATTCTTGATCGCTTCCTGCACCGTTTCGCCTTCAGAGAGACACCCTGGGAGGTCGGTACATTCCGCAACATACCGACCCTCCTCGTCGCGTTCAAGGGTGATGTTACCGTTCATAGCCCGTGAAATCCACTAGTGACTTTATGCTTAGTACGTTGCGGATTTACTGGGGCTGTCAACAGGTTGGGGGCACGCAGCCCGCCAGCTGCAGTGTTTGCTATCGCGGTGCTGACGGCTACCTGGCGATTACTTACGCTACCGGCCGCAGGTATGCCGGCGCCGCAGGAGGACGAGCAGAGCGACGCAACCCAGTACGGCGGCGATCGCCCCATAGCCCGGTACAGGAGCAGTCGCTTCTGCTTCTACCAGCGGTAGATGATCACCGCCGGTTCGGATATGCCCCGCTGCCGTATACGGTAGCAGGGTATCACCCAGCCCATCACCATTCGTATCCTCGCCCGTATAATCGTGCCAGTAATTACCGCCTGAAAACGGCCCGCCAACACGGTTCGTGCCCGCCGTTCTGGTACGGTTCCAGCTGTTCGTACCGGTATCGTGAGCGTTTACCGGGTTCTCGAAATAGTTGTTATAGATGAGATTACCGGAGCACGCATGATCCAGGTGCAGGCCGACTGAGTTGTTCGAGACGACGTTGTCCGTCAGGCAGTTGTTGCTCGAAGCAATCAGGGCGATGCCTTCTTCGTTGCGCGCGACGGTGTTGCCGCTCACGTTGTTGTAGCTCGAGCCGGTGAGCCGGATACCGTCGGTATTGTACGAGACGGCGTTGCTGGTCAGGCTATTGCAATCCGAAGAATCCAGCCGAATACCGCCGTTGCTGTTGAACGAGGCGGCGTTACTGGTCAGGCTGTTATCACTCGAATAGGCGAGCCGAATGCCGACATTGCTGTTCGCGTTCGCGGCGTTACCGGTTAACGCGTTGTAGCTCGCATGCCGCAGGTACAGCCCCAAATAGTTCTTCGAAACGGTGTTCCCGGTCAGGGTATTGTAGCTGCTGGACGAGTCGAGGTACAGGCCGTTGCTCTGGTTCGACGCGGTGTTGTCCGCCAGGTAGTTGTAGCTGGAGGCATCGAGGTAGATGCCGTTGCCGTAACAGTTGTCCGAGGCGGTATTACCGGTGAGGGTGTTGTTGTTGCTGCCGGAACGCAGACAGATGCCAACGTCAATGTTCGCGTGCGCGGTATTGCCCGTGAGGGTGTTGTTGCTCGCAGAACTGAGATAGATCCCGAAATCGTCGTTCGCGTGCGCGGTATTGCCCGTGAGGGTGTTGTTGCACGAAGCAGCAAGCCATATGCCGTAATAGCAGTTCGCCGCGATGCAGTTGCTGATCGTGCTGCTATTCGAGTACACCAGGATCCCTGCTTGCTGATAACCCGTCGCGTTTACCACGGTTAAGCCGTCCAGCAGACCACCATCATGCGCGAGCGTGATGGCGCTCCCGCGGCCGCGCGCATCAACCACCGGATTGCCGCCGCCGGTGTCCATGCCTTTTACCGTGAGCTGCCGGGGCACGGTCACGGTCTCGTAGTACGTGCCGCTGTACACCGCTATCGTATCGCCAGCCTCTGCAGCATCAATAGCGGCCTGTATGCTGTTGTAATCACAGCCTCCACCAGGACAGACAGTATAGGTATCCGCAGCACAGCCAATACTCACGAACGCCAGCACGGTCAGGAGCACCACCACACAGAGCACAGATACCCCGGGTCTTCTTTCAGTGCGCATGGTTCACCTCGGGCCACTACGGTCGTTAGTTAGTTAGCCCATCCATCACGGTTGCAGAGCGGACTAACGCGATACGGTAGGAAGGCAGCTACAGACAGATAAGCTTTCGGGTTCTGTCAGTGAGTGGGGCTGCCACTGTGCTTGGCGGTGGCAGGCGCGCACGACCGGTCCGCTTGCACGATGGCTGTGCTCTCGCGGCTGGTTGGTTGACTGACCGCCCCACGGGGCACATACATGTGCCCGGAAACTGATGCGAGTAGGTAGTAGCGCGCATCGAACGGCAAAACCAATAAAATAAAAAAACTGAAAGAGGCCTAGCGCCTCTTTCGCACTATGGTGACTGCAGCGAGTGCTGATAGCAGGCTGAACAA includes the following:
- a CDS encoding type II toxin-antitoxin system HicB family antitoxin, producing MNGNITLERDEEGRYVAECTDLPGCLSEGETVQEAIKNISEAIVGCLKSRLNAHVLLLCTLSGTGSWCCSQESRCTSMG